In Sediminispirochaeta bajacaliforniensis DSM 16054, the DNA window CTTCCTGCGTAAGCAACTTGGGATCCGTCCCGTAGCTACGGAGTATCTCCAGCAGGGAGGCGACGGCTCTTTTTTCTCCTTCGCTATTTTCATAGCGCGGAAAGATTGACATGTGATAAGATTGCACCGGGAAAGAGATGAGAAAAAAAAGAAAGGGCAAAAGAAGCTGCTTGCTTTTCATTTTTTCTAACCATACGGGGTTGATGCCTTGAGGTCAAGCGGATAGGATGGAAGATATGCAGGTGTTGCGGGAAATCGCAGAAAGACGGACAACAAGGGGTTTTATTGATGAGGTACTGGATCAGGAGACCATAGATAGAATCCTTGAAGCCGGCAGACGGGCTCCATCAGCAAAAAACCGGCAACCGTGGCGTTTTATTGTCATACGTTCCCAAGCCGTTCGGGAAAAGCTCTACGATGCCGCCTACCAGCAGGATCATGTCGGCGAGGCTCCGGTTATTATTGCACTTTGTTCCACCAATGTAGACTACAGAATGCCCAACGGCCACGATTCCTATCCCATGGATATCGCCATTGCCGCGTCGTTTATGATGGTTCAGGCCGAGGCCGAGAATGTGGGAAGCCACGCTTTAGGGACCTACAATGAGACCATTGTTAAGGAAATCCTTTCGGTCCCTTATTCCATGCGGGTGCCCCTTCTTTTGCTTCTGGGAAAGAGCCGCCACCGCCCCCCCCTCGGAGAGCGGAAGCCCCTGTCTCAGATTGTTGCTTACGACCACTGGTAGGATTTTGCCGCTCGTATCTTGTGACGATCGGCAGCGAGATGCAGTAGCCTTGTTAACAGCTCCCCATAGGCCACACCCCCGTTTTCACACATCTTGGGGAACATGCTGATTTTCGTAAAACCCGGTATGGTATTGATCTCGTTGAGAAGCACTTTTCCCGTTGTCTCTTCATAAAAGCAGTCTACCCGTGCAAAGCCCTCAGCCTCCGCGACCCGATAGGCCCGTGCACTGATCTGTCTCACCATTTTTTGCTGCTCCTCGTTGAGGGAGGATGGGATGAGTAAATTTGCCCCATCCGGATCACGATACTTGGCATCATAGTCGTAAAAATCGTGAGACGGGATGATCTCTCCCGGAGCAAATGTAGTAAGTTCCTGATTGCCGATAACCGAACACTCAATCTCTTTAGCCTTTACCGCGGGTTCTATCAAAAGCTTGTCGTCGAAGGAGAAGGCCTTTTCTATTGCCTCATACAGCGCCTCTTCCGTTTCGCAGCGGGAAACCCCGACCGAAGAACCTGCTCTTGAGGGTTTTACAAAAAGCGGAAAGGAGAATCGATCGAGGGCCCTGCGAACGGACGCTGCCGCACCTTTTGAGCGCTTCCAGCTGGCCTCCCTCAATTCTTCAAAAGGCACCACCGGTAAGCCTGCCTGAATCCATATGCGTTTGACGGCGGCTTTATCCATACAAAGGCTGCTTCCAAGCACGCCCGCTCCCGCATAAGGAAGATCGCAGAGTTCCAGAAGCCCCTGTACGGTTCCGTCTTCTCCGAATGTTCCGTGCAGGACCGGAAATACAAGCTCGATATCCAGCGGTTTATCCATTGTACGAAGGCCTCCAGCGGGAACAGCATATACCCTGTTCTTTTCTTTTCGCTCTACCGCGAAACCGCCCTCTTTATCGTCATACAGGGGCTGCGGTTGGAAAAACCACGCCCCATCCTTGTCTACGGCAATGAGAAGGACATCGAATCGTTCTGTATCTATATGCTTGAAAAC includes these proteins:
- a CDS encoding D-alanine--D-alanine ligase family protein, with product MEKIKVALLFGGKSGEHEVSLVSAASVFKHIDTERFDVLLIAVDKDGAWFFQPQPLYDDKEGGFAVERKEKNRVYAVPAGGLRTMDKPLDIELVFPVLHGTFGEDGTVQGLLELCDLPYAGAGVLGSSLCMDKAAVKRIWIQAGLPVVPFEELREASWKRSKGAAASVRRALDRFSFPLFVKPSRAGSSVGVSRCETEEALYEAIEKAFSFDDKLLIEPAVKAKEIECSVIGNQELTTFAPGEIIPSHDFYDYDAKYRDPDGANLLIPSSLNEEQQKMVRQISARAYRVAEAEGFARVDCFYEETTGKVLLNEINTIPGFTKISMFPKMCENGGVAYGELLTRLLHLAADRHKIRAAKSYQWS
- a CDS encoding nitroreductase family protein, with protein sequence MQVLREIAERRTTRGFIDEVLDQETIDRILEAGRRAPSAKNRQPWRFIVIRSQAVREKLYDAAYQQDHVGEAPVIIALCSTNVDYRMPNGHDSYPMDIAIAASFMMVQAEAENVGSHALGTYNETIVKEILSVPYSMRVPLLLLLGKSRHRPPLGERKPLSQIVAYDHW